The DNA segment tccctccttcctctctagTTTTGAAGATAAGAGTAGAAGGCTTATCTATAGAACCATAAGATGATGGAGGGGCATGGAAGGCTGTGTGCACTAACCCCTGAGTACTTTTTCACCCCAAGCTTTTAGGTAAAATTCCTAACACCCTCTATTTCCCCATGTAAGTCATTACACCACGACCCTTGCAGCTGTCAAACCTTCTCAGTCTGTATAACGGGTGGCAGCactgaggaggagagagggcaAACACTGTCCAGCCTTCTCACCTGTTACAGAAAAGGGGACCAGAATTGACTTGGGCATATTTTTTGACTTAGTTCATACCACCACTATCAGAATAGTGCTTGGTTAGTAATTCTCCTATATGACCTTCGCCTGTGTCTATATAGCATAAAATGATGCTACGTCTGGTGGAACAGTGACACACTGGCATGTTGGTTCAAAGTCCCAAAAGCAGACTCACTGAGGTAGTGCAACACTGTGCTCAAGCAAATTAACCCAGACAGTCCAACAGGTCTCCTGGGTACAGAGAGCTCATATGCTGGCAGTAGCAAGTtccctacagaaaaaaaaaaagaagtatccATTGTGCAGTGAAAACTTAGGTGAAGTAACTTGGAATCAACACTGTAGTAAAGGGGAAGAGGCAAGGGGGAAGAAAAGTtacacaaaaccccaaaaggcTCAAAGCTCTCTTGAGGATTTCTTGAAAATTACTAAAAGAAAACCTCTGGTCTCTCCACTAGGCTGTGGATGCAGCTTCTTTATGCTCTAGGGGGCAAGTCACCAGTTTCATATTAATTTCTCAAGTGTGAAGAAAGGTACCCACTTATACCAGTAAAGAGTGCATACTGAAGGAGGACAAGAGCACAGTGAGAGCAGTAACTTCAACTCTTCCGGGCAGTCAGACTTTACCCAGAGAGCACTATAATCAGACAAACCAGGCCAAAGGGAAGTATTTCTGACAGTATCAGAATCCCAGCGGAGTTACTTTTTCCCTGGGCTTCTTATGATGAGAGATTCTTTGAGGACCTCAAAATAAGGCTAAAGGGAAGCACAGAACATCAAAGAATCCAAAAATCTTTCACATTATCAGTATGGCAGCCACGGCATAATGGCTGGAACcaacaatgaaaattaataaaaagaattactgctttcttttggTTCTAATTCTCTGATAGAGCAACAGCCTTGAATCACTAACATCTAATTTGCAGATCATAGAATTAGTCTCATAGCAAAACCACAGTATTTATCAATTTGAGTAGTTATTTCCATCTCAGCAACATTATAAGCCAGTTTTatgaaacattaatttaaatgagGTTACCTGTTTTACCAAATACAGTTAGGTTaaaaatttcttaatatttgataattgatttttcagtttgccTGTCTCAATTGCATAAATtacaacttttttaaaaaaaaaaaaaaagttgggcAGATGTACATAGTGTAGTTACTTATATGACTGTAAAAAAACCACCAAGGTAGTAGCATGGTGCTTTGGGAGAAATAATACTTCAGAACCTATGTTTTCTCCCAATTCTGATCAACATACACATATGATAAGCATCTCTTTATAATTCCATGTGCAAAGGTACTGCAGCTAAGTGTTAGCTgagtttttttctcagatttagAGATTTAGAGACACTATGCTGACGCTCCTTTAGCTTTGTTTCCATTAAGTGGAATTTAGCTCATTCACTGAAGTACTTTGAGTTGCAAAAATCTTTgtcaccaaaacaaaaaacagctTCCAAGAGAGGCATAATGTAgaattttaatacatttcatAAATAGATTCTAAAGatcaaatatcaaatattttcaattgtATTGTAATTAACTGCAACATTTAATTACTTATTGCTTTTCACTCTTAGTGGCTGCTGACTGCTGTTCTCcgtatttcttatttttatatctaaaacaaaaacattaatgTGAGTTTATGTCAAGTGAGTAAATACCTTTTGATagtcctgaaaagaaaacattagtaAAGCCCCGCTGACTAGAACTTCACTATCTAACCTCTTAGAAATACATCACAACACGACCTGAATGTCAATCCACTTAATACTGTGTGCTGATATTTACCTTATGACTCTCTGCTAATAGCCTGGACGCAGTTCCAGCAATACTTTTTAACATCTCTTTTGCTACACTTATCACCAATTCCACTTAACTTACATGCTTTTGCTGACTCTTCACTTTCTATTATACCTATTGCACTTTTTTTTGAGGTGCATTTAGTATGTTTTCCAGTTATTTCAACATATTCCCTTCACTGCATCTTCCAGTATACACacttaattttgttctttccatcACCTCAGTAATATCAACTTAATCTCAAGTGTTACTCTCCTCTTCCCCCATTATGTCTTTCTATGAACATCTGTATTTTGCAAGTCAAGGCTATCCTTTTATTACTATTTGTGCCTTAGGTTTCCttaaacaattttctgttttgaaccTCTTCGCTTTAGTCAGTCCTAATGAAAGCTggaatttcttccatttttcctaAATTTAACTAAGTTTACATCAATTCAGGATTGGAGCTGAGAGGTTTAAACCAGCAGCTTTTTTCATGATGATGCTACACTGTACAGCAAAGATAAACCTGAACGTTATTTGCAACATAGCCTGAAGCTGTAATACTTCTAgaagagagataaaaaaatatttaccacaATCATTTactcatttcatatttttacttACAGGAGATGCTCCTTACTGTGCACTTAGCAGTTTATCACGTGCTGCATAATTGCAGCAAAGTAGGTACTTCCATTAGCTTCCCTTGCACTGTCATAACTTTTGTTGCCAGTACGTTGTAGAAGATGAAACCAATACAAAAATAACTTACTTGTATTTGACAGTTTTTACAGTCTCCGTTGAAACACTTTTTGCAATGCACTTAGCTGCACTTTCTAAACCTTGCCACACTGTTGAAAACCCTGTAAAAACGAACAGTTTATTTGAGTTCATAGCAATGAAAAATACGCAATTAAAGAAGTGTAAGGATTTTTTATTACCTTGAACTCCACTTGCTGCTACCACCAGAGCACCATCAAAAGTGGATTTGCCATCTTTATCTTTCTTAAGGGATTCTGGAACTAATTTGCTGCCATGTTTCTTCACATGTGGAGCCAGCTCCTTTCCGACACAGCTTGCTATCGAACACACTCCCTCAACTATCATAAAACAATAGTATGCAGATTACTTAGTAAGAACATAGAACAACTTTCTTTAGAAGTCCTTCTAATTAAGAGTAATCATCACTGAAGTCTTCACTGTTGCTTCTATTTAAATATgattatttgaattatttacTTATGCATTAATCCATGCATAAGTGCCCAGCTGGATAGAGAAACGTTATTTCTCAGATTCTGCACAGCTACAATTCCTATGAAACAAGTAAGGTGGGTCTTATGGCTAAAAGGCACTTTAGAAGAAATATGTACACATCACACACCCTAATTTCAAGAAACTGTTTCCATTGCTTTATCCCCAACTTCCACATAGGGAACAAGCTGTGATTTTTCCTGACTTGTCTTCTTGAGAAGTCTTACTTACAATCCTTCCAgcttttttaagcatttttgtAACATCCAGcataatttccttttaacttgGATGAGTCACTAGGcattaaatataaacattaatGCAAATAAGTAACAGAATGAAGTTGCTGTGAGCTGCTAGGGTTACCAAGCACTCTGAACACCATGTCATTTCTGTCTGGAAGTTTATACATCATCTAATAGACTTGTTTCAGGTGTGTCTATTTAAAAGCATGCAcatacacgcacacacatacatactcTCTAGTGGTATAATATGTCTTTCCTCTAGCTTATTGGTTAGAGAAACCAGCTCTCATTTtacataatatttattatttcaggCAATATTATAATACAAGATAAAAATTTTTACCCAAGAACTGGCTGACTTTCACAGCTCCTCCTGTAGCCTGTTTTGCTACATGAAGCCCCTTTGCAACAGTTGGGCTGACTTCCAGCGGTTTTTCTTCTGGTTGAATGTGTTCACGCAGTTTAGAAGCTCCTTTGTGGATAGCTTTACCAGTATATTCTGCTCCTTTTACTAGGCCCCAGCTTACCCAAGATGCACCTTCAAggcaaaagatgtttttcttagaATGTACAATTTTATATACTGTAATTCTCACAGCTTCCCCTCCTATGCAACACTGACTTTAGAAACATTTCTGATTACACAGTCTGCAATTATACTCTTCCTTGAACAGGCCAGCATGAATTCCTGTAATGATTTCTGCTCCCATACCacccacatttttttcaattctcTTTAAGTATAATACAGCTAGTCCTCTTCCAAATGTCAGCTTAATACAGATACTCAGGTTTTTAAGAGATATCCAAGCCCCAGCCCCAGAAGTGACAGAACTGCACATCTCAACACTATTaacattggaaaaaatacaCCCCAGCCCTCTAGCCCTCCTAGCAGACTTGTATTTATTACAATCAGCTAGTGGTCATTAGTATATTCTAAAGGttctcagaggaaaaacaaggtTTATCTGTAGAAATCACAATAGATGTCTCCTTTAATATAACTGCTCATACAGGAGTAAAACTGTTCTGTCACTATGGTTTGAGACACAGAAGATGATATCTTAATACAGTCAAGTGAGGAGTCTAATTCATCTGCAATAAATAAGACTGCACTATTTTACAGAGCCCACTGAAGTATCCTTTAGAAGATTACACTGGAACTGGTGAACAGCTACTTCTGACCACTCAGCTTCTACCAGCACACATGCATTTAAgtgaaaattctgtttaaatgttACTCACAATCATCTTATTCAACACAATCATCTTATTGCAACAGTACCTGATAAGATTCCATGGGCAACTTTCTCACTCCATTCTGGcagctctttctgctcttcCGCTCCTTCAGGTTGTGGCGGGATATGTACAGTCTGAGGCAAGTTAACTGTATCACCAGAAGCTTCTGAAGGCtaacaaatgaaagcaaacatctGAGATCTACTTTGCAACATATCATCAGAATTTCTGGTTTAGATCATACAGATCCATTATCAGAAAACATTAATGCTGTGTATTCCTGGGGTAAGTGTACAGAAATTCAATGGAAATTTGTAATTCAATTAATTTTGCACAGAAACACTATGCATTCAAAAAAGCTTATTAGGTAACTCAGTATATTCTGTACACTTCCTTCATTCAGTTACAATGAAAAGACTTGCATGCCAACACAGCCACATAGCCAGGTAACTACCCAGGGAAAACTCAGAGTGCAATTTGACtagcaaaaaaagataaaagtgaTAGATGGAAAAGTCTCTTAACTTCTCAGAGGGAAGTGAACTCTGTTGTTATTCAGCACTGGAATTGCAGTCCAGCTGCACTAAAAGAATGCAGCTGTTCTGGTTGTTTTGCTCCTCATCCTTCCCTCTCTAaatcaaaaaataaaggagattaTTCATTCTACACACTGTTGTTGCTTTTGCAGACCGGCACAGCCAAAGAAGACATCAAGCTGTGCAGGATACTGCTCCCCATTGCTGGGATAGATGTTAATCATTCAAACATAGGAACTACCACTGCAGTCTGGTAAGTGTTTCTAAAAACTGTAACATAAAACTTTACAGAGTTCACAGACAATTTGTAATTAAACTTTAAtaagagaaggcaaaaaaattgtaaaatatttaggTTTTGGTTAGGATTCTATATTTAAAACTTTCCCAgtgtaaaagtaaaaaaaaaaaaaagaaataaaacaattttgatTGGAAACACTTCTAGTTAATGAGGCATAGCAAGAAAAACGTTTTTGTTCACTCTAGAAGAGTTTATATGAAAGCACTCATAGATGACACCTATGAACAGAATAGAATACACAATACACAGTAATACTTCATATTGCATAAAATTCTTACATTCctcaaatatttaatgtaaataaaaatagggTATTGCACAAAGAtggtaaaagaaagcaaaaccaacattAACAGAAAGGAGGAGATAAAGTCTGGGAAAGCTGCTAGGTTAACAATGTATCACTTACTTGTACTATATCATTAATCACTGCTTGACAGCAGTGCTAAATCTCATGTTTAAGAAATGTCTTTAGCAGGTCACAAGAAGATTTTGGGGACTGGGCAGAAGAAATGACCTTAATACATAGGTCTATCTaaaaaaagtcaacaaaaagaacccaataaaaaaatccaaactttgCTCCAGATATAGTTCAGTTGCACTACAGTTGGGGTGTTCTAAGGACTTTGCTAAGGAGCAGAAATGGGTTCTATAAAAGAACAGGTGACTCTCTactataattaaattaaatatacatgTTAGTTAGATACTCATgagtaaaatataaaacagataCATTAAATGGCCATCAGGCTTTGAAATATTTGGGCTTGATCACAAAGTTTTTCAAACACCAGAAATCTGCTACCAATTTGCAAAATGTGGTAGCCTGCAGTAACTGAAGCAGCTCTtaaacaaaccaaccccaaacaaacaaaaaaaaatccccaaggATACAGCATTGCTGGTTTCAACCAAGCCTGATATCTTAGCAATTCTGACATGTATTTCAGTgatgtttctttaaatatacAATTTTTGAATCATTGTCCTGGAATTTACCTGGACTTTGTGGCCAGACATCTGTTTAAATTTATCTTCAAAATGTGCTCTCTCACTTGCTGGGAGCTCTGAAGATAACCCTACTCTCTCATGGGATCCTGGCACCTGTGACATTTTATCAGGGAATATTAACAAAAACATGGAATTTTAGGATGATAAGAAACTAATGAGATATCCAATGTGAACTACTTCTatgcaggaaaaataacagaactgtATTCAATACGTCCTGCACTGAAACGTCACATAATTCTGTAggactttttccttttaagtaaaAATCAGTGGCCTCCTGTGCTACTGAGATTTCCTGCTGAACTCAACAGGATTCACAGCATAACATAACTTCACCCAAACAGCATGCTGCAAACTGGTCCTTCATCATCACTGTATTCAAATCTTGGTGATTCAACAAGGTTCCATCTTTCATGACAAGATATAATCTTGCTATGAGCTTTTAAGTAGTTATTGATTACTATTCTCCCTGAAATGGTGCTCCAGTGCTCTTACAATAACATTTTTCACCTTGGTTCCAGCGGCTGTACCTTACCGCACCTTTGTTAAActatgctttttttgttttccctatcTGTTAATATCCTATTGCAATAAGGCACTAAATTTATCTATTTTGAGATCCCATTTGAAGGCAGATTTTTGAGGTACATGCTATTTTGCAGGTCTTCTCTGAACCAGCTTAACATTTCTGAACTGTAAACACATTTGGGCACAATATTCCAAGAATGGTGTGATCAAAACTACACAAcgagtgtgtgcatgtgcacacatgcaggaaaaaacaTGCATActcccaaacaaaaaaaatttcatgttGCGTCCTGTGTTCTCTTTTcgaaaaatggagaaaatataCAAACTAGTCTCCAATTCCTTTCTGTGCTTACAATTTAGTACGTTAAAAATTCTGTCCACCCATCTCAAGAGTCTATAGTTGCAGTACTATGTTGCTTAATCTTAGCTATTTCTCACTGGTGAACTTACCAAGCAAGACACAGAACTTTGCAGTCAATTGTAAATTGGAGAATATATTATCATTTGCACCTTTCTTTATTGGTTTAGAACAGGCAGCCCAGAAATTTACCTGGATTCTAAGGTCAgacatctgttttaaaagatcCTCAAACAACTCTCTGTCAGCTGCTGGAAGTTCTGAAGACAGCACCACTCCCACATAGGACCCAGGTATCTGGGACATCGTGTCAGGGAACATGTAGACCCCAGTATTGCAGCAAAGAACAGGAGACTGGTTACACATCAGAGGATACAACCAGTCACAAacctacaaaagaaaagaacataaaagaattaaaggattctcttgaaaagaaagacaagcagAGTATAGTGATAAGCACAACAAACTTTCTTTCCCATAAAGTTTAGTAAGAAAATTAAACCCTTATGctgtcttgaaagaaaatatattaaaaaaaaaaaaagaaaaaatacaaaaaaacccatcctaTAAGACTGTGGAAATATCACTCTTAATTtgttctgacagaaaaatattctaatataGAAAAAACCCTAATTTTCACAGGACTATAATTCAGGCTGGTAACCTCTCAACCAAGGTCTAGTGTTAAGGCCCAGTTGTAGAAGCAGATGAAAGCGCTGCCAAACAAGACAGGATTCACAACGCCTGTAACTTCCTGTAGATGTCAGGACAGGTTTCTATGGTAGGATAAATCGAATATATGGCTGTTGCTGGCCAGTTGCTGAAGATGACTAACACAGGTAAAGATGAACAGCAAGACGCAAAGCCAGGAAgcagtttttgtttgttcctcCAACTTCTCTCTTCACTGATGAGACATCTAACAGCCAATCTTAGCAGCAACCGAAAGATCCAAAGTCAGAAACCAGACCAGAAACACAATGCAAGTTACAGAACATGCCCACATGAAGCAAGCCTGAACcgaaaaaaaatccacataatACAACTTTTTTATTTGTAGTTCAGCACCTGGATTAACACGGGCCAACAAATTCTAAACAGCTGTTCTAACTGCAAAACCTTATCACTAGTGGAGACTGAAGTGTGTAGTATGCAACTCTGTTTTCTACTGACATGTTACAATAGGTGAATCAATGTCTTCTCTATGTGAGGAAAAGTTaactttatgaaataaaaagacatgTTAAGTCAACTCctttagaaaacagaattcaCCAGGCTAGCACTGGACAGTCTTGGGAAGACACAGAGGTGATTTTTGCAATAAAAGTCATTAAAGTGTGCATTTACAGAAAATCATTTTTCCAACAGCTCTAACATCCTTCATATTCTGACATAGAGATTTAGCCTTAGAAGAGAGAGAACTTaaaaagactgctttttaaagttttatgaCAGTTCCTGAAATTtaattaaaggagaaaaacatgttCCTCTTACCTGAAGAAATGCAGGTGGACGACTTTGGACTGCCGCACTATCTGTATCCAAGAACTTAACAATGCGTAGATATCCAGGATATGAAGGAGCACTAACCTGCCCATCAGGAGTCACAAAGAATATCTGTACTCCTTGGGGAATTAGGATCAACTCATCTGCATCCACTCCCAGATTTTCAATGGGAGGTGGGCGATTACACTTACTGTAGTAGTCCTCACCTACAGAAGAAAACTCCCCAGAGTCCGTGCCATAAGACACAGTAAAATGGCCATTGGTAGCTTGAGGAGTATAGGCAGGAGGTGCTTCATTTGGCAGACAAAGAGGTTTTGCAGATGATGGACTCATAGCTGGTGTTTGCCCCTGGCTGACAGTTGCAACACTTCCATCTGCTGCAGGTGGCTGACTTGGTGCAAACACAGAATTAGGGGGAGGGggtctttctggttttattttggaaggaaTGGATGGGTACAACTTGGACACCCCAGCAGGGGCATCCATTGCAGCAGGACTTGCTTGTAAAGGTGGGTTGTTTTGTTCTAGAATGCCAAGTCGAGCATGAACGTTTTGGAGGGTCTCCCTCATCTTCTGTTGCATTCGCCTAGCAGACTCCCACTGGGACCCTACACATGCAGGACCCTGCGATGGAATGCTAATCCCCCGGAGCAAGTGGTCAAGCCCTTGCTTATAATAACTCCTTGCCTCTTCCTTCTGACCATATTCATCTGTATTCAGTCCTTTGTTGATACAAATAAAGGCTTTTCTGTACTCTTCATTAATAGCTTTAATATTTGCATCTTCTTGCACAACTGGATCCTGCAGGTGTTCCATTACTgcaaattgaaatgaaaatta comes from the Cuculus canorus isolate bCucCan1 chromosome 1, bCucCan1.pri, whole genome shotgun sequence genome and includes:
- the SPART gene encoding spartin isoform X1 yields the protein MEHLQDPVVQEDANIKAINEEYRKAFICINKGLNTDEYGQKEEARSYYKQGLDHLLRGISIPSQGPACVGSQWESARRMQQKMRETLQNVHARLGILEQNNPPLQASPAAMDAPAGVSKLYPSIPSKIKPERPPPPNSVFAPSQPPAADGSVATVSQGQTPAMSPSSAKPLCLPNEAPPAYTPQATNGHFTVSYGTDSGEFSSVGEDYYSKCNRPPPIENLGVDADELILIPQGVQIFFVTPDGQVSAPSYPGYLRIVKFLDTDSAAVQSRPPAFLQVCDWLYPLMCNQSPVLCCNTGVYMFPDTMSQIPGSYVGVVLSSELPAADRELFEDLLKQMSDLRIQVPGSHERVGLSSELPASERAHFEDKFKQMSGHKVQPSEASGDTVNLPQTVHIPPQPEGAEEQKELPEWSEKVAHGILSGASWVSWGLVKGAEYTGKAIHKGASKLREHIQPEEKPLEVSPTVAKGLHVAKQATGGAVKVSQFLVEGVCSIASCVGKELAPHVKKHGSKLVPESLKKDKDGKSTFDGALVVAASGVQGFSTVWQGLESAAKCIAKSVSTETVKTVKYKYGEDAGHATDNAMNSAINLGVTAFNIDNIGIKAVVKRTAKETGHAVLDEYKVLDNEKKDKK
- the SPART gene encoding spartin isoform X2, encoding MEHLQDPVVQEDANIKAINEEYRKAFICINKGLNTDEYGQKEEARSYYKQGLDHLLRGISIPSQGPACVGSQWESARRMQQKMRETLQNVHARLGILEQNNPPLQASPAAMDAPAGVSKLYPSIPSKIKPERPPPPNSVFAPSQPPAADGSVATVSQGQTPAMSPSSAKPLCLPNEAPPAYTPQATNGHFTVSYGTDSGEFSSVGEDYYSKCNRPPPIENLGVDADELILIPQGVQIFFVTPDGQVSAPSYPGYLRIVKFLDTDSAAVQSRPPAFLQVCDWLYPLMCNQSPVLCCNTGVYMFPDTMSQIPGSYVGVVLSSELPAADRELFEDLLKQMSDLRIQPSEASGDTVNLPQTVHIPPQPEGAEEQKELPEWSEKVAHGILSGASWVSWGLVKGAEYTGKAIHKGASKLREHIQPEEKPLEVSPTVAKGLHVAKQATGGAVKVSQFLVEGVCSIASCVGKELAPHVKKHGSKLVPESLKKDKDGKSTFDGALVVAASGVQGFSTVWQGLESAAKCIAKSVSTETVKTVKYKYGEDAGHATDNAMNSAINLGVTAFNIDNIGIKAVVKRTAKETGHAVLDEYKVLDNEKKDKK
- the SPART gene encoding spartin isoform X3 → MEHLQDPVVQEDANIKAINEEYRKAFICINKGLNTDEYGQKEEARSYYKQGLDHLLRGISIPSQGPACVGSQWESARRMQQKMRETLQNVHARLGILEQNNPPLQASPAAMDAPAGVSKLYPSIPSKIKPERPPPPNSVFAPSQPPAADGSVATVSQGQTPAMSPSSAKPLCLPNEAPPAYTPQATNGHFTVSYGTDSGEFSSVGEDYYSKCNRPPPIENLGVDADELILIPQGVQIFFVTPDGQVSAPSYPGYLRIVKFLDTDSAAVQSRPPAFLQVCDWLYPLMCNQSPVLCCNTGVYMFPDTMSQIPGSYVGVVLSSELPAADRELFEDLLKQMSDLRIQVPGSHERVGLSSELPASERAHFEDKFKQMSGHKVQPSEASGDTVNLPQTVHIPPQPEGAEEQKELPEWSEKVAHGILSGASWVSWGLVKGAEYTGKAIHKGASKLREHIQPEEKPLEVSPTVAKGLHVAKQATGGAVKVSQFLVEGVCSIASCVGKELAPHVKKHGSKLVPESLKKDKDGKSTFDGALVVAASGVQGFSTVWQGLESAAKCIAKSVSTETVKTVKYKYKNKKYGEQQSAATKSEKQ